The following are from one region of the Williamwhitmania taraxaci genome:
- a CDS encoding DUF4372 domain-containing protein: MGKNTEIKLVGQPIFKQAINLIDAINVSSLVKKHGADHYYKTFKAKPQLVTMLFGVLSRCDSMTEICEGL, translated from the coding sequence ATGGGCAAAAATACAGAAATAAAATTAGTCGGACAGCCGATTTTCAAACAAGCCATCAACTTAATCGATGCCATTAATGTCAGCAGCTTGGTGAAAAAGCATGGTGCAGACCATTACTATAAGACGTTTAAGGCAAAACCCCAGCTGGTTACCATGCTGTTTGGCGTCCTCAGCCGGTGCGATTCGATGACCGAAATATGTGAAGGGCTG